From Draconibacterium halophilum, one genomic window encodes:
- a CDS encoding sensor histidine kinase produces the protein MPIQQTFRKKIFYYFIAVFLSFTVAILLFQLQREKDYKTSQLENTLRNVTEVAHNYIEHYELMKKQNFSSADTLKVLIPQDNIRLTIIDKRGIVLYDSFVYEYKKMENHFERPEVQKALFGGEGANIRHSATTGTDFYYYARNYDDYFVRAAMVYDVNVENFLKAERLFIFFIIAIFLVIWLVINELTKRLSISITKLKDFAIKAGKNEPINEEEVKFPDNELGEIGSQIVKIYNNLHEAKESIALEKDRLANHMNILNEGIGFFTPQKEKMLVNSHFIQFMSIISDTLTISAENFFTIPEFKKINKFLEKNLHKDTVFQSNELPQIEFTIQKDDSYFKLMCIVFADKSFEILITDITKPEKRRLLKQQLTSNIAHELKTPLASIKGYIETLMSNPDIDKEKQQYFIERASRQAERLNLLLNDISLLNNIEDAGELFEIKPVHVKNIVSDVVENLESRMAIKNIKCKLDIDKDVVVNGNDSLLSSVFQNLLENSINYAGENIKIEIRNYLEDTNFHYFSYSDNGRGIPEEHLNRIFERFYRVDSGRTRELGGTGLGLSIVRNAIQLHKGNISARNKPEGGVEFLFSLAKQ, from the coding sequence GTGCCGATTCAGCAGACATTCAGAAAAAAAATATTTTACTACTTTATAGCGGTATTTTTATCGTTCACAGTAGCTATTTTGTTGTTTCAGTTGCAGCGCGAAAAAGATTATAAAACGTCGCAGCTGGAAAATACACTTCGAAATGTTACCGAGGTCGCTCACAACTACATCGAACATTACGAGTTAATGAAAAAGCAGAACTTTAGTAGTGCCGATACCCTAAAAGTTCTGATACCGCAAGACAATATACGATTGACAATAATCGATAAAAGAGGAATTGTTTTGTATGATAGTTTTGTGTACGAATACAAAAAGATGGAGAACCATTTTGAACGTCCCGAGGTGCAGAAAGCACTGTTTGGAGGCGAAGGTGCCAATATTCGTCATTCGGCAACTACCGGTACTGATTTTTACTACTATGCCCGAAACTACGACGATTATTTTGTGCGGGCCGCGATGGTATATGATGTAAACGTCGAGAACTTCCTCAAAGCCGAGCGCCTGTTTATCTTTTTTATTATTGCCATATTTCTGGTTATCTGGTTGGTAATTAACGAGCTTACAAAACGTCTTTCCATATCAATTACCAAATTGAAAGATTTTGCCATTAAAGCCGGGAAAAACGAACCGATAAACGAAGAAGAAGTCAAATTCCCGGATAACGAACTGGGCGAGATTGGTTCGCAGATCGTGAAAATATACAACAACCTTCACGAAGCAAAAGAATCTATTGCACTTGAAAAAGACCGGTTGGCCAATCACATGAATATACTGAATGAAGGAATAGGATTTTTTACCCCTCAAAAGGAGAAGATGCTGGTTAACAGTCATTTTATTCAGTTTATGAGCATCATTTCTGATACGCTGACTATTTCTGCAGAAAACTTTTTTACTATTCCTGAGTTTAAAAAGATCAACAAATTCTTAGAAAAAAACCTGCATAAAGACACTGTGTTTCAGAGTAACGAGCTGCCGCAAATAGAATTCACCATTCAAAAAGACGACAGTTACTTTAAGCTGATGTGTATTGTATTTGCCGATAAGAGTTTCGAAATTCTGATCACTGATATTACCAAACCGGAAAAACGCCGACTGCTTAAACAGCAGCTAACATCAAATATTGCACATGAGTTAAAAACGCCTCTGGCATCAATTAAAGGATACATTGAAACACTGATGTCGAATCCGGATATCGACAAAGAGAAGCAACAATACTTTATTGAACGGGCCAGTCGACAGGCCGAAAGATTGAATCTGCTGTTAAATGACATATCGTTACTGAATAATATTGAGGATGCCGGCGAATTATTCGAGATCAAACCGGTTCATGTAAAAAATATTGTGTCGGATGTGGTTGAGAATCTTGAGAGCAGAATGGCTATAAAAAACATTAAATGTAAGCTGGATATTGATAAAGATGTGGTTGTAAACGGAAACGACTCGCTTCTTTCATCTGTATTCCAGAATCTGCTGGAGAACTCCATTAATTATGCCGGAGAGAATATAAAGATTGAAATTCGAAATTATTTGGAAGACACCAATTTTCATTATTTCAGTTATTCGGATAATGGCAGAGGAATTCCGGAGGAGCACCTTAACCGTATTTTTGAACGATTCTATCGCGTTGATTCAGGCCGTACCCGCGAATTGGGCGGAACGGGCCTGGGGTTGTCGATTGTCAGAAACGCCATCCAGTTACACAAAGGAAATATCTCGGCCCGCAATAAACCCGAGGGTGGTGTTGAGTTCCTGTTCTCATTAGCAAAACAGTAG
- a CDS encoding TonB-dependent receptor, with translation MKRFFISILLLIQVMVVTAQTGTIKGTVTDAKTKEALIGTTVLIKGTTQGTITDFDGNYVIPNVAVGSHIIAVSFISYDPQEFQVEVKPDNNVELNVALLPATLEIEGVQVVAKAKRESEAMLLIDQKNASGIKESIGSQRMSSMGVSDAATATSKITGVTKNEGSGDIYIRGLGDRYLTTTMNGLPIPSDDVEKKNIDLNLFSTDIIGNVGINKTFAVETYGDQASGAVNIGSKTYSEDIELEVSTGTSTNIIKDGTFGNFKATQNINDVNVFGAYSRTYTTGDALKYQSWNTEDQKFPLNRGLSFMGGKKFELFDNEFSVFATLSHSNDFEYRNGTYKKYRSNVLDNSYTDAETFQTEFNTTGLLNLAYDFSTDHTLNFNSMVIFKTVDELYEQGRNGEGYAYDQLPQQEAAFTRDQNLKETQLIINQLLGTHNITENNRLEWAVGYNIVNADEPNRIHNEVNMLDENSVGFAYVGDFQQKKSMQTISDDELNAYLKDNITLIDKDDKTLKLNFGGNFRMKGRDFYSLPYGVRAKNVTVQSIDNLDEAFLNLDLYESGDLRIREVDPDFYDATLNVYAGYLNVDFGKGKLSGNVGVRYERDELEVNWNVTNYVGRVGSLDESYDNILPALMLKYQATEKQSLRFVASKTITLPEFKELAPFEYVSPTGRVTKGNPELVKSDNYNFDLKWEFFPDRGELFSVTGFYKMINDPINMAQTRGSSGNFYFANTGEQADVYGVEAEARFGIIKAVTSGTPDLNMTLNATKMWHSQDLYDIFQYNNKTETELQGAAGFIFNGALSYSTNTDNEFQATLTGNYSSDKILALGAPEDFANSATLFNNEIMEKGFTTVDLVMSKVINKTFSVKFSAKNLLNPEIEQTQEIKPLSGEAFTDVVNSYKKGINLSLSLKINLH, from the coding sequence ATGAAACGTTTTTTTATTAGCATTCTGTTGCTAATTCAGGTAATGGTAGTTACGGCTCAAACAGGTACAATTAAAGGAACTGTAACCGACGCCAAAACAAAAGAGGCCCTGATCGGGACCACTGTATTAATCAAAGGAACAACACAAGGAACAATTACCGATTTCGATGGAAATTACGTAATCCCCAATGTAGCAGTTGGTAGTCATATCATCGCTGTTTCTTTTATTTCGTATGATCCACAGGAATTTCAGGTTGAAGTAAAACCGGACAATAACGTAGAGTTAAATGTAGCGTTATTACCGGCAACATTGGAAATTGAAGGTGTTCAGGTGGTGGCAAAAGCCAAGCGCGAGTCGGAAGCCATGTTGCTTATCGATCAAAAAAATGCCTCGGGAATTAAAGAGAGTATCGGATCGCAACGAATGTCGAGCATGGGGGTTTCTGATGCGGCTACGGCAACATCAAAAATTACCGGCGTAACCAAAAACGAGGGCAGCGGCGATATTTATATCCGTGGTTTGGGCGACCGGTATTTAACTACAACGATGAACGGATTACCAATTCCGTCGGATGATGTGGAAAAGAAAAACATCGATCTGAACCTGTTCTCAACGGATATAATCGGCAATGTTGGAATCAACAAAACCTTTGCCGTTGAAACCTATGGCGACCAGGCTTCGGGAGCTGTAAATATCGGGTCGAAAACTTATTCTGAAGATATTGAGTTGGAAGTTTCAACCGGAACCTCAACCAATATTATTAAAGATGGAACTTTTGGCAATTTCAAAGCCACGCAAAACATCAACGATGTAAATGTTTTTGGTGCTTATAGTCGCACTTACACAACCGGCGATGCTTTAAAATATCAAAGCTGGAACACTGAGGATCAGAAATTTCCTTTGAATAGAGGCTTGTCTTTTATGGGTGGTAAAAAGTTTGAGTTATTTGATAACGAATTCTCGGTTTTTGCTACGCTCTCTCATTCAAACGATTTCGAATACCGCAATGGTACCTACAAAAAATACCGGTCGAATGTGCTGGATAATTCGTATACCGATGCCGAAACCTTTCAGACCGAGTTCAACACAACCGGTTTGTTAAACCTGGCTTATGACTTTAGCACCGATCACACCTTGAATTTCAATAGTATGGTCATTTTTAAAACCGTTGATGAGTTGTACGAACAAGGTAGAAATGGAGAAGGTTACGCCTACGACCAGCTGCCGCAACAAGAGGCTGCATTTACGCGCGATCAGAACTTAAAAGAAACGCAGCTAATAATTAACCAGTTACTCGGAACACACAATATTACCGAAAACAACCGCCTGGAATGGGCAGTTGGATACAATATTGTTAATGCCGACGAGCCAAACCGTATTCATAACGAAGTGAATATGCTCGACGAAAATTCGGTTGGTTTTGCCTATGTAGGCGATTTCCAGCAAAAAAAGTCGATGCAAACCATTAGCGACGATGAACTGAACGCTTACCTCAAAGACAACATCACCTTAATCGATAAAGATGATAAGACCTTAAAGTTGAATTTTGGTGGAAACTTCAGAATGAAAGGGCGTGATTTCTACTCGCTGCCTTACGGAGTTCGGGCTAAAAATGTAACCGTACAGTCCATCGATAATTTGGATGAAGCATTCCTGAATCTTGACTTGTACGAAAGCGGAGACCTGAGAATTCGCGAAGTAGATCCGGATTTTTACGATGCTACATTAAATGTATATGCCGGGTATCTTAATGTTGATTTCGGGAAAGGAAAATTGAGTGGTAACGTTGGCGTACGTTACGAGCGCGATGAATTGGAGGTGAACTGGAATGTAACCAACTATGTAGGAAGAGTTGGCAGTCTTGATGAGTCGTACGATAATATTTTGCCTGCCTTGATGTTAAAATACCAGGCTACCGAAAAACAATCGTTACGTTTTGTAGCTAGCAAAACAATTACACTTCCTGAGTTTAAGGAATTAGCGCCCTTTGAATATGTTTCCCCAACCGGCCGTGTAACAAAAGGTAATCCCGAGCTGGTAAAATCCGACAACTATAACTTCGACCTGAAATGGGAGTTTTTCCCTGATCGTGGCGAATTGTTTTCGGTAACCGGATTCTACAAAATGATAAACGACCCGATTAACATGGCACAAACACGTGGTTCGTCGGGTAACTTTTACTTTGCCAACACCGGTGAACAAGCCGACGTTTACGGCGTTGAAGCTGAAGCACGCTTCGGTATCATTAAAGCCGTAACTTCCGGGACACCTGATTTGAACATGACACTGAACGCTACAAAAATGTGGCACAGTCAGGATTTGTACGATATTTTCCAATACAACAACAAAACCGAAACCGAATTACAAGGAGCTGCCGGGTTTATTTTTAACGGTGCTTTAAGTTATTCAACCAATACCGATAATGAGTTTCAGGCCACTTTAACGGGTAACTATTCATCGGATAAAATTCTGGCACTTGGTGCACCCGAAGACTTTGCCAACAGCGCAACCTTATTCAATAACGAAATTATGGAGAAAGGATTTACCACGGTTGACCTGGTAATGAGCAAAGTGATCAATAAAACATTTTCGGTGAAATTCTCGGCAAAAAACCTGCTAAATCCTGAAATCGAACAAACACAGGAAATTAAACCATTGTCGGGTGAGGCATTCACCGATGTGGTTAACTCTTACAAAAAAGGTATCAACCTAAGTTTAAGTCTCAAAATAAATCTGCATTAA
- a CDS encoding autotransporter outer membrane beta-barrel domain-containing protein — translation MKKQLIKFLGLALLATAVFVSCDDDDPITPTLTVVEKLDNGIMEGTLEENYTLSAGVSYNLSGSFIVADGAKLTVPAGTNIIADAGGTGVYLAVLMGGKIEINGTASSPVVMSSPNANPGDWGGLTICGKATTTAGANSEAEVGGFIYGGNDDTDNSGSVTYLVIKGTGAQINEESQYNGVSCYALGSGTTLNNIAVINGSDDGIEFFGGTVSVTNIFLQNNEDDAIDWTEGWSGTVNNAYVEHTIEGFSTVIEGDKDNNNPKINNLTAVSTTGGTALQFKKESGMTITGLSLSGYSVSIDMKDNGPLANVIIDGEEADPTKSYNAPATVDPAEWTWIDAELAEVVELSGNVDSDVTLDAGKTYRLTGSYIVQDGASLTIPAGTKIHADNGGTDVYIAVLMGGQIFINGEANNPVVISSDLSQPGDWGGLTICGKATTTAGVNAEAEVGGFIYGGTDDSDNSGSVTNLVIRGTGAQINEESQYNGVSLYAVGSGTTFENLAIFDGSDDGIEFFGGTATVTNIYVENCEDDAIDWTEGWSGGITNTYVSHTIAGFSTVFEGDKDNNNPVFTNVTATSTVGGTGLQFKKESGATITGLHMEGYTIDLDMKDAGALSNVQIDGANPDATLMDGETSKYTLNSGKDSDAIDISGWTWISAEL, via the coding sequence ATGAAAAAACAATTAATCAAATTTTTAGGTCTTGCTTTATTGGCAACAGCAGTTTTTGTCAGCTGTGATGACGATGATCCGATTACCCCAACGCTTACAGTTGTTGAAAAACTCGACAATGGTATTATGGAAGGAACGCTTGAAGAGAATTACACGCTTAGTGCAGGTGTATCGTATAACCTGAGTGGTTCTTTTATTGTAGCCGATGGTGCCAAACTTACCGTGCCTGCCGGAACCAACATTATTGCCGATGCAGGTGGTACAGGTGTTTACCTTGCCGTACTGATGGGTGGTAAAATTGAAATTAACGGTACTGCAAGCAGCCCTGTTGTAATGTCTTCGCCAAATGCCAATCCGGGCGACTGGGGTGGTTTAACCATTTGTGGTAAAGCAACCACTACTGCCGGTGCAAACTCAGAAGCAGAAGTAGGTGGATTTATCTACGGAGGTAATGATGATACTGATAACTCAGGATCGGTTACTTACCTTGTAATTAAAGGTACAGGTGCTCAAATTAACGAAGAATCGCAATACAATGGTGTTTCTTGTTATGCCCTTGGATCGGGAACTACGCTTAATAACATTGCTGTAATCAACGGATCGGATGATGGTATCGAATTTTTCGGCGGAACCGTTTCAGTTACCAACATCTTTTTGCAAAACAACGAAGACGATGCTATCGACTGGACTGAAGGTTGGAGCGGAACAGTAAATAATGCTTACGTTGAGCACACAATCGAAGGTTTTTCAACGGTAATTGAAGGCGATAAAGACAACAACAATCCAAAAATTAACAACCTTACTGCGGTTTCTACCACCGGTGGTACTGCTTTACAATTCAAAAAAGAGTCGGGAATGACCATCACCGGTTTATCGTTAAGCGGTTATTCAGTGTCTATCGATATGAAAGACAATGGCCCGTTGGCAAACGTAATTATCGATGGCGAAGAAGCTGACCCAACAAAATCATACAATGCTCCTGCAACTGTTGACCCAGCTGAGTGGACATGGATTGATGCAGAACTCGCAGAAGTGGTAGAATTGAGTGGGAATGTTGACTCAGATGTAACTCTTGATGCCGGTAAAACTTACCGTTTAACCGGTTCGTACATTGTTCAGGATGGTGCTTCTCTGACTATTCCTGCAGGAACAAAAATTCACGCTGATAACGGTGGAACTGATGTTTACATTGCGGTATTGATGGGTGGTCAGATCTTCATTAACGGTGAAGCAAACAATCCTGTAGTTATTTCTTCAGACCTTAGCCAGCCGGGCGACTGGGGTGGTTTAACAATCTGTGGAAAAGCAACAACTACTGCCGGCGTAAATGCAGAAGCCGAAGTTGGTGGATTTATCTACGGTGGAACCGACGATTCGGATAATTCAGGTTCGGTAACTAATCTTGTAATTCGTGGAACAGGTGCACAAATCAACGAAGAATCACAATACAACGGAGTTTCGTTGTACGCTGTTGGATCGGGAACAACTTTCGAAAACCTTGCTATTTTCGACGGATCTGACGACGGTATCGAATTCTTTGGTGGTACTGCAACGGTTACCAATATTTATGTAGAAAACTGCGAAGACGACGCTATCGACTGGACTGAAGGTTGGAGCGGTGGAATTACCAATACTTATGTATCGCACACTATCGCTGGTTTCTCAACGGTTTTCGAAGGCGATAAAGACAACAATAACCCGGTATTTACCAATGTAACTGCTACGTCGACAGTTGGCGGTACAGGGTTGCAGTTCAAAAAGGAATCGGGAGCTACAATTACCGGCTTACACATGGAAGGTTATACTATCGATCTTGACATGAAAGACGCAGGTGCATTATCGAATGTCCAAATTGATGGTGCCAATCCTGACGCTACTTTAATGGATGGTGAAACCAGCAAATACACGCTAAATTCAGGTAAAGATTCAGATGCCATCGACATTTCAGGATGGACATGGATTAGCGCTGAGTTATAA
- a CDS encoding toxin-antitoxin system YwqK family antitoxin, with translation MKKLLVLVGFLALIITASKAQKIEEIDGIYYKNSKKYTGTYQGYYEDNTLQSEVKIKNGEKHGKTTIYFENGHVNEVRSYKHNQMHGKWVMYNEHGIKVSVARYKNGKKDGKWIIWNDYGHLLYELEYDNGEKTGVWKKYDEQGNLISERKY, from the coding sequence ATGAAGAAATTATTGGTTTTAGTTGGATTTTTGGCTTTGATAATCACTGCATCGAAAGCACAAAAAATTGAAGAAATTGATGGAATCTACTACAAGAATTCCAAAAAGTACACCGGAACTTATCAGGGCTATTACGAGGATAATACGCTGCAAAGCGAGGTGAAAATAAAGAATGGCGAAAAACACGGAAAAACAACCATTTACTTTGAAAACGGGCATGTTAACGAAGTGCGTTCGTACAAACACAACCAAATGCATGGCAAATGGGTAATGTATAACGAGCACGGAATTAAGGTGTCGGTTGCACGTTATAAAAACGGCAAGAAAGATGGTAAATGGATTATTTGGAACGACTACGGGCATTTATTGTATGAACTGGAATATGATAATGGCGAAAAAACCGGAGTCTGGAAGAAATACGATGAGCAGGGAAACCTGATTAGTGAGCGAAAGTACTAA
- a CDS encoding carboxypeptidase-like regulatory domain-containing protein, whose translation MKKVLIAALLVISVLAVNAKEDDNKSKSTETESQATMMISGSIADELSGESLVGVEVKLEGTDKKAYTDFDGNFSFEGVKPGEYKVVTTYISYEKKSEVVNVEANKNDIKIKLQSSN comes from the coding sequence ATGAAGAAGGTATTAATAGCAGCATTACTTGTTATTTCAGTTTTAGCGGTAAATGCAAAAGAAGACGATAACAAATCGAAAAGTACTGAAACCGAAAGCCAGGCAACAATGATGATTTCAGGTTCTATAGCCGACGAATTATCAGGGGAGTCGCTTGTAGGTGTTGAAGTAAAGCTGGAAGGAACTGACAAAAAAGCTTACACCGATTTTGATGGAAATTTCTCGTTTGAAGGAGTAAAACCAGGAGAATACAAGGTGGTTACAACTTATATTTCTTACGAGAAAAAATCGGAAGTTGTAAATGTTGAAGCTAACAAGAACGATATTAAAATAAAGCTGCAATCTTCTAACTAA
- a CDS encoding helix-turn-helix domain-containing protein: MISKCKQVKYFYLIITFLSFASLKSNADRIEGKLNVDTTWNRIVYLSLISGFDQLNTMSNQMIIDRAEIDKNGKFSFMTTYLPADNRLYRLHLSKKGDPPASLIIGGKDENHIFLIANSESDIFFNCKPSETLFGNVDIKNSPESRQLTEVDKIALFFDTVSFSRSFLKRELVENALYEKLRQFADTCSFPLVALYAIYKSNFEFHVETNPDFYIRFLEKWEKERSPYFNEFRKKVYIKRNRNYYPALFGISGLLLGVLSMSFISRLLKKPSKNVLQELTIQERNIYTMLQKGKSNKEISDELSISLSTVKSHVNNIFSKLKVKSRREILNS; the protein is encoded by the coding sequence ATGATCAGCAAATGTAAACAGGTAAAATATTTCTATTTAATCATTACATTTTTATCCTTTGCTTCACTAAAATCAAATGCAGACCGTATTGAAGGGAAACTGAATGTTGATACTACCTGGAACCGGATTGTTTACCTTTCTTTGATCTCCGGTTTCGATCAATTAAACACCATGTCGAACCAAATGATTATTGATAGGGCTGAGATTGATAAGAATGGAAAGTTTTCGTTCATGACCACTTATCTTCCAGCTGATAATCGATTGTACCGTCTGCATCTTTCAAAAAAAGGAGATCCTCCGGCATCACTAATTATTGGTGGAAAAGATGAAAACCACATTTTCTTAATTGCCAATAGCGAGTCAGATATCTTCTTTAACTGCAAGCCTTCCGAGACCTTGTTTGGGAATGTGGATATTAAAAATTCTCCTGAAAGCCGGCAATTAACTGAAGTCGATAAAATAGCTTTGTTTTTTGACACCGTGAGTTTTAGCAGATCATTTTTAAAGCGTGAACTTGTAGAAAACGCGTTGTACGAAAAATTACGACAATTTGCTGATACCTGCAGCTTCCCTTTGGTGGCCCTCTATGCCATTTACAAGAGTAATTTCGAGTTTCATGTTGAAACTAATCCTGATTTCTACATCCGTTTTCTTGAAAAATGGGAAAAAGAACGATCTCCTTATTTCAATGAATTTAGAAAGAAAGTATATATAAAGCGAAACAGGAACTATTATCCTGCACTATTTGGAATTTCAGGGCTGCTACTCGGAGTTTTATCGATGAGTTTCATTTCAAGGCTATTAAAAAAACCATCAAAAAATGTACTTCAGGAACTAACCATTCAGGAGAGAAACATTTACACCATGCTTCAAAAAGGCAAATCAAACAAAGAAATATCCGATGAGTTGAGTATTAGCCTTAGTACTGTAAAATCTCATGTTAACAATATATTTTCAAAGCTTAAAGTAAAGTCGAGACGAGAAATACTAAATTCCTGA
- a CDS encoding lipoate--protein ligase, translating to MLCIVLKNNNPFYCLATEEYLLKNFDDDIFMLWQSDKTVVVGKHQNALGEVNYRYVRENDITVARRISGGGTVYHDAGNVNFAFIKNVKSPAEISFKQFTEPVVEALAQLDIEATTSGRNDLLIKGLKISGNAEHVFKNRVLHHGTLLFNSDLENLGNSIKVIPGKYTSKAVQSNRSKVANIAPFLKNELDIEAFIDFLINVQLKKDGAESYTISADDEEAIKKLVDEKFTTWDWRWGYSPKYTFTNKAGIDGRTLEIYLEVKKGHIENANLHGNYFVEPYATELSALLLGKPHFYEDIRDLMGTDNEELIYAFF from the coding sequence ATGCTTTGTATCGTACTTAAAAACAACAATCCTTTCTACTGCCTGGCTACCGAAGAGTACCTGTTAAAGAATTTCGATGATGATATTTTTATGCTTTGGCAAAGCGATAAAACGGTTGTGGTAGGTAAACACCAAAACGCGCTGGGCGAAGTAAATTACCGCTATGTGCGCGAAAACGATATAACTGTTGCACGCCGTATTTCGGGTGGGGGAACCGTTTATCACGATGCAGGAAATGTAAATTTTGCCTTTATTAAAAATGTTAAAAGTCCGGCAGAGATTTCATTTAAACAGTTTACGGAACCCGTTGTGGAAGCACTTGCCCAACTGGATATTGAAGCCACAACATCCGGGAGAAACGATTTGCTGATTAAAGGGTTAAAGATATCGGGAAATGCAGAGCATGTTTTTAAAAATCGTGTCTTGCATCATGGTACCTTGTTGTTTAACTCCGATCTGGAAAACCTGGGAAATAGTATAAAAGTTATCCCCGGGAAATACACAAGCAAAGCGGTGCAGTCGAACCGAAGCAAAGTGGCTAATATTGCTCCGTTCCTGAAAAACGAACTGGATATTGAGGCATTTATAGATTTTCTGATTAACGTGCAATTGAAAAAGGATGGCGCTGAAAGTTATACGATTTCTGCAGATGATGAGGAAGCCATAAAAAAGCTGGTTGACGAAAAATTCACAACCTGGGACTGGCGTTGGGGCTACTCGCCAAAATACACTTTTACCAATAAGGCGGGAATTGACGGACGGACACTGGAAATCTATTTAGAAGTGAAGAAGGGCCATATTGAAAACGCCAACCTACATGGCAATTATTTTGTTGAACCTTACGCTACTGAATTATCTGCTTTGTTGCTTGGGAAACCACACTTCTATGAGGATATTCGCGATTTAATGGGAACTGATAACGAAGAGTTGATTTATGCTTTTTTCTAA
- a CDS encoding TrpB-like pyridoxal phosphate-dependent enzyme, which translates to MTRQKKIFLEESEMPKQWYNLAPDLPSPLNPPLGPDGNPVGPEMLAPVFPMNLIEQEVSQERWIDIPEGIREILVQWRPSPLIRAYELEEALGTPAKIYYKNEGVSPAGSHKPNTAVAQAWYNKEFGIKKLTTETGAGQWGSALSYACAQLGGIECKVFMVRVSFDQKPFRKMMMETWGGKCIASPSTETQAGRDILAQFPDTPGSLGIAISEAVEAAVTDPTGGTRYSLGSVLNHVMLHQTIIGLEAKKQLAKVGIKNPDVVIGCCGGGSNFAGLSFPFMYDKIHGADIQIIGAEPSSCPTLTKAPFIYDNGDVAQMTPLLAMNSLGHNFVPAPIHAGGLRYHGMAPLVSAALRDGLMDAVAVHQSECFEAGLLFAKTEGIIPAPETTHAIAATIREAKKAKEEGKEKTILFNFSGHGLMDLVGYNKYIGGELHDYEYPESEIAANLKKLEGYPLPK; encoded by the coding sequence ATGACACGTCAAAAAAAGATCTTTCTCGAAGAATCGGAGATGCCCAAACAATGGTATAACCTGGCTCCCGATCTGCCATCGCCATTAAACCCACCACTTGGCCCTGATGGAAATCCTGTAGGCCCGGAGATGCTGGCTCCGGTTTTTCCGATGAACCTGATTGAGCAGGAAGTTAGCCAAGAGCGCTGGATTGATATTCCTGAAGGAATTCGCGAGATTCTGGTACAGTGGCGACCAAGTCCGCTAATTCGTGCTTACGAACTGGAAGAAGCACTGGGAACTCCGGCAAAGATCTATTATAAAAACGAAGGTGTTTCGCCTGCCGGTAGTCATAAACCCAATACAGCTGTGGCGCAAGCCTGGTACAACAAAGAGTTTGGAATTAAAAAACTTACCACCGAAACCGGAGCCGGCCAGTGGGGATCGGCACTTTCTTATGCCTGTGCACAATTGGGCGGCATTGAATGCAAAGTTTTTATGGTTCGTGTCAGTTTCGATCAGAAACCTTTCCGTAAGATGATGATGGAAACCTGGGGCGGCAAGTGTATTGCAAGTCCAAGTACCGAAACACAAGCCGGACGTGATATTTTAGCACAGTTTCCTGATACACCGGGAAGTTTGGGAATTGCTATTTCAGAAGCCGTTGAAGCAGCTGTTACCGATCCTACCGGAGGTACTCGTTACTCGTTGGGTTCGGTGTTGAACCACGTAATGTTGCACCAAACTATAATTGGTTTGGAAGCCAAAAAACAGCTGGCAAAAGTGGGCATTAAAAACCCTGATGTAGTTATTGGCTGCTGTGGTGGAGGTAGTAACTTCGCCGGACTCTCGTTTCCGTTTATGTACGACAAAATTCATGGTGCCGACATCCAGATTATCGGAGCAGAACCATCGAGCTGCCCAACTTTAACAAAAGCACCCTTTATTTACGATAACGGCGATGTGGCACAAATGACTCCGCTTTTGGCGATGAACAGCCTGGGTCACAACTTTGTTCCCGCACCAATTCATGCAGGTGGTTTACGATACCACGGAATGGCGCCGCTGGTAAGTGCTGCCTTGCGAGATGGTTTAATGGATGCGGTAGCTGTTCACCAAAGCGAATGTTTCGAGGCCGGATTATTGTTTGCCAAAACTGAAGGTATTATTCCTGCGCCGGAAACAACACACGCCATTGCTGCTACCATCCGCGAGGCTAAAAAAGCCAAAGAAGAAGGAAAAGAGAAAACAATCCTGTTCAACTTTAGCGGTCATGGTTTGATGGACCTTGTTGGTTACAACAAATACATAGGTGGTGAATTGCACGATTACGAATATCCGGAATCGGAAATTGCAGCTAACCTGAAAAAACTTGAAGGATACCCATTACCAAAATAG